One Magnetococcales bacterium genomic window, GAGTACCTGCCTGTCGACAATAAGGAAGCACTCTTCTGGCTCAAAAAAGCGGCGGGGCAGGGCTCGATCCCTTTGCGACGCATCCATGCCTATCTTCTTCTCACCGGGGAACGGGGGGAACAAGATATCCCCTGGGCCGTGGCGGAATTGGAAGTGCTGGTGGCCAAAGGTTCCGAAAAGGCCCGACTGATTCTGGCGGAAAGGGCTTTGAAGGGCCTCTACGGCAGCCCGGTGGATCCGCACCGCGCCATTGAATGGGCCTTGCCACTGGCGGAACAGGGGGATCCCGAGGCCTGTGAGATGGTGGGACAGGCTTATGGAACGCCCCCTCTGCTCTTCGAGACGGCCAACCAGCAGAAGGCGGTCTACTGGCTCACCCGACCCGGTGACAGGATGAGCGAAAAATCCCGCGTTCTGATGCTCTATTTGTCCTTGGCAATGCACCGGGATGATCCGCCCGAGGCGATACGGCAAACCCGCCACTGGTTTCGGCAAATCGAGGACCGTAAGCAGGCCGCCAAGATCTTCTACCCGTTCGTGCAATACGCTTTCAATTCTTCCATTCCTTTTTTGATGTTTAACGCCCCGGATCTGTTGGATGAGCTGGTGGCGGATCATTATCCCGAAGCGCAGTTGTTGAATGCCGATCTGGGCCTGTATGGCCTGTCGGAAGCCACTTCCCTTTGGCGGGTAGCGAGTGGTTATCTTCAGTCCGCGCCCCATGTTCAAGAGGCGAATGAACGCGCCCGGCTGCTCGTTCAAGGCGATTGGGACGGGATTTTCGCCCGTCTACCGGTGGAGCCGTGGAACCGGGGAACCACGACGAAGTCGGATGCCGAGGCCGTTCTTCCCGACGGGGCGACGTTGCGGCAAGCCGCCGAAAAAGGGGACACCCTGGCCATGTGGCAACTGGCGTTGCGGGGGATCGACGAAATGGGTGCGCCGGACGAAGCGGCCCGTTCCTGGATGAAACGGGCTGCGGAGGGGGGCTTTGTCGCCGCGATGATGCTTCTCGGCAGTGAGCTGGATCGGGGCAAAACCCGGGACGAGGCAGCGGCTCACGCCTGGCTGGAAAAGGCGGCCCTTTCGGGGTCGACCTACGGGCGTTACCTGCTGGCAAACCATTTTTTCATTTTTCATTCGAGGGAGAAGGAGAGTGTCTCCAAGCCCATCTCCCTGCTGGAGTCGTTAGCCGACGATGGGGTGCAGGCGGCGCGAGCGATGCTGGCGTTTCACTTGTTGATCGAAATGAAAGGGGAAATCCCGCTGCAACGCCTTGAACCGCTGTTGCGCCCGCTGGTCGAGGCCGGATCAGGCTATGCGACGTTAGCTCTGGCAAAGGCTCTGATTAACGCCTCTCCCCTGACGGAGGAGCATCTGGCCCAGGCTCGGAACCTGTTGGCAGAGATGGCGAAGCG contains:
- a CDS encoding sel1 repeat family protein, translating into MKRLYPLLFLFLLGAADMEEELDKAYQLSQGSPEERVQAMQLYETLARQGVADAQAHYGQNLLYGEMTEQNASEGLLWLHKAIDQGNGMAMRMLGEAYKVGQGVEKEIGLYLLWLRKGAEAGSIAAQFQLYKELISNEYLPVDNKEALFWLKKAAGQGSIPLRRIHAYLLLTGERGEQDIPWAVAELEVLVAKGSEKARLILAERALKGLYGSPVDPHRAIEWALPLAEQGDPEACEMVGQAYGTPPLLFETANQQKAVYWLTRPGDRMSEKSRVLMLYLSLAMHRDDPPEAIRQTRHWFRQIEDRKQAAKIFYPFVQYAFNSSIPFLMFNAPDLLDELVADHYPEAQLLNADLGLYGLSEATSLWRVASGYLQSAPHVQEANERARLLVQGDWDGIFARLPVEPWNRGTTTKSDAEAVLPDGATLRQAAEKGDTLAMWQLALRGIDEMGAPDEAARSWMKRAAEGGFVAAMMLLGSELDRGKTRDEAAAHAWLEKAALSGSTYGRYLLANHFFIFHSREKESVSKPISLLESLADDGVQAARAMLAFHLLIEMKGEIPLQRLEPLLRPLVEAGSGYATLALAKALINASPLTEEHLAQARNLLAEMAKRDLPIIQGFQAAVAELTPEGVPLPEEPNAQTLPILQEAASPDSLAEFYSESGSQLLTPDQYVLHRLGLVWQKRAARLGNGAAMKRLGHLHLLGYIVDIDTEAARQWYEQAAVTGDGEAGQLAALLARKAVDQARERVTLEACWYSRNPDKYWLDLDPAKIFTQS